A stretch of DNA from Glycine max cultivar Williams 82 chromosome 18, Glycine_max_v4.0, whole genome shotgun sequence:
atcaTAGTTGTGCACTAAACTAAACACATGCTGCATAAAATTATCTttcaaataaatactttttagaacaaaataatgcaataaaaaatacaattgatATCAATcttatattgattaaaatagaactggatttttttattccttacaaTATGTTTGGAAACAcgttaaaaaatgttaaacatgGATCCCCAACGCAATTAATAGTTACCTTTGCATCATTTTCAATATGATTTTACTTTAAACGTGAATTTCACGTGGAACCAAAcacatatttaaacaaaatattgaagTGGTTAGAAAAATACAATTCATgacaattattatcattatttctatctaatattttgtaacaattttatCCCTAGAAATgaatattcataaaatatttttgaaaaagaagGTATATATTTACTAAATTAAAATGTGACACTTCATCCCttacatttatataaaaaaaaaaaaaagtgttttctaTTTTCCAATCCTTTCTTTCAATGGTTTTAACACTTGGCAGACCCTTTTGCATACTTGTTTGCCACAATGCATGAGGGTAACAGTGAGCAAGCCAAAAACGTCAACATTGTCGGTATGTCAGCAACTATGCCGAGAAATGCAGCATAAGGACtcaatcaatataattattccTCGTTTGGTAGTTGTATAGCACCTTCAGAAAACGTGTTGTTGGAACCATTACTGAATGTCTTTGAAAGTTGGCTAACAAGAGTAGAATATTTCAATGTCAGTCATAATTAGCCTATGATATGTGTAGTTAGTTTCCTAGTAATTCGTTTCGGTTTCCATGCAAAGGCTCGTTCAAATTGCAATATTGTATCTCCATTCACATATATTAATTACCAGTTAATATGTAACTCTTCATGGACTTAAGCTAATGTtctttatatctatttttttcagAAACGGGTGAGTTTCAGCCCAGTGGAACAAGCAGAAATTCATGAAGAATCAGCAGCACCACAACAGTCACTAGTTTATAGCAGTCCTTCCAGATAGTCATTTATGCAGAAGCAAGCCATTATTTATATGTTAGGTGCTTCTAATGCAATTTAATTTTGCCCTAAAATCTGTAGCCTATATATTGATAGACATGTCTATACATTTATACAGTAGTAGTGCTAGGACCAGAAGATGCAAATGTTGCTTCAATGATTCGCCCCATTTGTAGTCAAATGTGGAAATATATTTTCTAGAGATAAAGTGGAATTAAGCACATGTTATCAGTTAAGTGCCTATAATCCTAACTAAAAATATCTCGCAAAGTAGTAATATAATGTCAAATAGCAGAAGAAAAATTACACTAAATTGCATTAATAACAAGTGTTAAGCATTTCAAACCTCAAGTATGCAATAATGAGTTATTCAAACTCATATTTAGCTTGATATCATCTAGTGCCTGATCTATGTAACAATCGGCATTATTACATGTCAAATAGTCACAAAGTTCAAACAAATGCTTATTTAGATACCCTAGAGTCAAACTTATTTCTAATGGCATCCCAAAAGGCAGGAATAGAGATGTCATCAGGCACCTCCTTAAATGATGGGAGATAGTTTACATCCACAATTACATGGTCATGAGTACCTTCCTGAATTACAACATCAAAACCAAAGATGGTAAGCTGAAGCCTTCTCCTAAGCCAATTTGCAGCATCTGTAACCAGCTTAAGGTCAATAGGCTCATTACTTGTGATACTGTCAGCGGTCGGCATAGATTTTAAGCTATCAAACAGTAGAGGTTTGAGCTCATCACCATTAGATGATTTCCTCAAAATATCAGCATTTGGTATTGACTTCTTGACAGCATAGAAAATCTTTTCACCCAagacataaaatttatacaaagtGGATGAATGATCCACATATTCCTGAATAACAGCTGGAAGAGGAACActtaaattcttaaaatcatCAACTTTGAAAACAATTGCCATCTTATGTGCATCACTGACACCACAAGCAACCTTAGGTTTCACTATACATGGAAGAGACAATCTAGCTTCAGCTAGTCCAGTTGcaaaatcaaattcatcaaAGTTATCAGCCTTAAGAAAATGGGCCCCTCTGATCAAATATTTGCCTTCAGTGTTCAGTTCTACTAAGCCAAGTAGAACTTGTTGAATTTCTAGCCTATCCAATAAAGGATAAACATTACTCAGTGGATCAATAACACAGAAATCCTGGTGCTGATCCAAGTATCTTTGCAATGCTTGGATGTTCTGTGTAAAAGTAATATTATTATCTTCAATTGATAATATTTCATCAGTGGCTTTGTGGAGAACTATGTCAACACCCTTTAATTGAGATGATAAAGGCAGCTTGGATGCGAGAGGCACAAACATCAACCCATTTTGAGTAGGACACAAAGGAAATGCACCCCTCTTTGCAAAATCTTCGACACGAGAAGGCTTCATTGTATAACTCACAGTCACAGCATTGGTTCCAATTGATCTTTTATTTAAGTGGCATATGGTCAATGGAAACTCCTCTAAGTTTTCAATCTGAAGTATATTTGGATTGTGACATATGCTTTCACCTCCAACATTTAGAACAACAACCAGCCAATTATAGCTGCTTAATTTAGGTAAGAACTCCTTCTTATCAGAAATCAGATAAATAATAATGCTGCCATCATCAGTATTACTCCATCCAGGCATAACCTCACTTACAGAATCATTTAAGATGAAGCAATCAAGTGAGTACAAACTAGCAATTTTTTGAAGAACACTTGCCTTGTCATCTGGAAGGCCAACACCATAAGAAATTCCACTATGCGTTCTGGACAGGAAGAGTGTTCGGATGAGAGACTCAGCTCCTGGCCGGAGTAAAGAAACAGTTTTATCATCACCACTTTCAGCCAAGAGTACTGATTCATCCAATAACACCCCCCTCACTATACCCATCTGAGAGTGGATGCAGCACTACCAAAACAAAGAATGAAACAGTTATCATtacaaccttttttttaaagtaaaaacataGAAAGTAGAAAAACGTGACTTAGTTACCATCAAACACACAATATATTAGATATATGTAAATTTTAGAATCAATCTAATGAATTAGGTTGATAATGATCGACCCTCAAACCATAATTTTTCAGAATACAAGATTTTTCTACTTCCATATTTAATACAACTAATAGTCTGAGTCTCAGAATGTATGTCAAAATGTCAAATATATTAGAATATTATTGGTTAAACAATTTCCAAAGATTAAAGTAACAGATATAAGTAGACGGCAATCTGTTTGCAGAATTAGCCACATGACCCACATCTCATTCGGTTTCATTTTTATCAGAAAATGAGGAAGCATCCTGCTTCCTTATAAGATTACTATAACCAAAAATTCTTCCAAAATGAAATAACAACTTCTCTTGTATTAATCCTTAAACAAGAAGGACAAATTCTATTTCCCTTTTTCAAAGATGTCACTTTACCTTTAGTTCTAGAATGAACAATGAGACCAAAGTAGTTCAAATTGGGATCAATGTTAAATGCCAGCCCAATAGAATTTCAAACACCATAGTACTTGCCCTTTCTCCACCCCATATCCCAATCTCACCAGCTTTTGCAGGGCAAGCTTTCACACCACATTGAGCCGACACTCCAATCATAGTTAATATCACCTCCCTTATGGGTGTAGTGAAGTTCAGCTCCTATTTGCTCTTAGTTCTTCTATGGGTATAATAAGCTATGAtcaattcttctttttcaaAGGTGGATATTGCAAGGCTTCACATCTCCTATGAGGTTTTCAATCCAAGTCCATCATATCCTGAAGTTATAATGCATCCCAATAAATAGTAGACAATTCCTATTTTCCAGGCCTCAAGGCTTCACAAAACTCCCACTCCCTTATTCATCATGACATGATTAATTCCATAATCTGTTTCATAACctactctttattttattttttttaaataccatTTCGGGGTAAATGCCAAGTTTCAATTTTTGACAATTGATCCAGCTTCTAGccaaaaatatcacaaatttaCAGCACACTATGAAACTGAGTATATGAAAATGAAATCgaccaaaatgaaaatttgaaaagaaaaaaaagagagagaatggAACTTTGGAATAGAGGAGGgactagaagaagaaaaaacaatgcaAAATCACATAAATCCAAAAACATGCAAACAGAATTGCAAGAAGAAGAGATGAATCAGGTAAAGAAGAAGCTCACACCTGATACAAAGATGATCTCTCTCTGACGTGAGAAAATTTCCTCTTCTAATTGGTGGCTTAATTAGAGGTTTAGGAAAATGGACGAAGTCTCAGATCAGAGGTTTCAAACGTTAATGTGTGGATGTTTGGAGAAGACAAGGAAGAGGAGCAAAACAGGACTGAACAACTCTTTAGCAAAATTGAAAGCGGGTTCATCAGACATCAACGTTTGATTCCTGATTTAACacgaatatatattaattttgttttagcaaattgtttctttaataaattaatgttgGAGGAAGAGCGTGTATCGAAGTGTTATTCCAACTTTATTGCTAATCAGAAATTGGAatagaattattttatataaaacataaataatagtttttcttttcttttaatcaaagtattctttgataaaaataatatttatttaagaactCACATCtcttaatatataaatgataatttatgttaacaaaataaattcatGTTTTTGATGTTCACTTCTTGTTAAAGATTGCtaaattcttttatattattcatttaagTTAGATTATAACTTAAAAGAGATAATCAAATCACCACCTAGatgattcaaaaataaaaactgacatatattattattattgaaataaataaataaaattaattgtaattaattgttaaaaatacaatatcatcttaagtaaaatttagaaaattttccttttttttaagtgtttttttttctaataactaatttttttatcttaatttttcaatttatcatggaaaaaaattttaaactttaattaatataaatttcgatcaaaaaataaataaaattttattataaattatttttaccaaaaatCGAATTCAATCCAACCTAACCTAGTTCTTCTTTAGATCTACTTTTTTTCACTTCCATAGTATCTAAAAAATTTTgtgcataattttatattttttattattttatttcatgcaGTATTTTCGATATGATTTAAgtcattttgattatttattatcatcatcaaatttGATCTCCCTAGAGTTTTTACATGTCATTGCatgcaaatttaaatttatattgaacATTTAAATTCTGCtagatatatataacaaaagtttttttttaaaagcgtAATATCTCCATAACCTATAGCCATGAGTCTATATTAAGATATAGATATTATTGATGTAGATTTTATCTCTGGCAACAAAATTTACTCCATAAGTAGAAGTAAGAAATTGAACTCTTGAAGAAAACCCAATCAATATACATAACAAAAGTTAATCCAACacaataaaatgtatttttttttatgtattgataaagaaaattagACCTATCAATAGAAACATTGTATCTTTTTTcgcccaaaaagaaaaaaaaataaacaacaataatgactttatattaaatactcccaataaaaaattatcacatacataaaaaaaatttccctatccatttttcatttttatcctacaTAAAACTTTATCACATACTAACAAGTGTACTCCAACAAAAGCACTGTCAAATTCAGTATATAAACCAGAACAAAGTCCTTCCATGCGTTTCTATATAAATCAAAGTAAAAAGGGGCAAAAAAGATTGCTTAAGCTTATTTTGTGCATACATACGGAAAAAGCAAATTAACTGAACGACTGCGTAATCCAAGCGTTACGCATAATATACATTGGTACGCAACTCTAAGTCACTAATTAAAAGAAAGAActtacaacatatatatatatatatatatatatatatatatatatatatatatatatatatatataacattattatcatggggaaattaattaacatatagTTAGAACTTAGATGGGGATGGCATTGGTGACTGAAGGATATATGACTGTAGCGGGATGACCCATGATTTTGCGACCCTTTGTGTGGCGAAAGCAATACACGAGAGCCCCCACCGGCCACTCAACCACCGCTGCCGCCGCAAACGCCAGGAACCCGAGCGTTGGCCCCACCACCTTGCACCGGCAAGGGTTGCTGGTGTTGCCACATTGCACGCATATTGGAACCCCAATTCCAACCATCTTCAATCAAATTTAGACCTGGCTAGTTTGTGTAGTGTTGTGAACTTGGGAGTGATATGAGGATAATTTTGTGGAAGATGATGAAGTACTTTGTaactttgatttttgttcatgtTGAAGATTAAGACCATGGTCTGtttttatagagaaaaaaagtgTTAGGAGAAATGAGATTTGATTGGAGAACTAGTGGGTTGGGTTTACGAGCTACGTGTCTGCATGTAAAGGCATTATTGGTACACGTGTCAGTTCTTGCTTGACCTATTAGACACGTGTTTTTGTTTACTTATCTGGTTTTTGTGCAAAAACAGTCCTGAGACACGTGTCGTTTCGAAGGACTGTTGTAATTAATCATCATtcctaaatattttgtttaagtaCATAGCCATATTAATCTTCTAAAAAAAAGCTAATTTAGTCTTTGAAAATATAACTGCaaagtatatttaattgtcaaataataaaaacttcatttaatgtttttaaaaatgtattgtaTTGGTTAAATCAGTATCGTATTAAAGATAAAGATTGATTATACATGAAAAAACGACtatttaattaactaataaaatacatatttaaaagaATTACTTATAATCtttgtcttttaaaaattaaaactcaacAACATATAACaatacataaaaatacaaaagcaAGCGAATTGTTGAATCTtgctattgtatttttatttaaaagtatatGCTTAGTTGGTTAAGTAGTTACATTACTTGCATATGGTTAGCCTAATAAGATCTACAAATAGGACCATGCATAACTAATTtaataatcttttattaatcaatatgtTATCTCTTGATATATATTCTTTCTACTTGGCGTATGCCTATGATCTTTTTTGCTCTCATCTTTTGATTACCAACATGGTATCAAAGCTCTTCCATGAAAAGAGCAATGATTTCActgcaaaagaagaagagaaattaaGAGAAGGAAGTTAAAATTACATATGATTCATAAATATTTGTACGAGCAAGAAATGgagatgaaaaatattgaaGAAACTAAGGATTTTATCTATGAACAGAAACTCATTAGTTATTTGCCACAGCTAATCTCATCGATCATCTTCCATGATTGTGTTGGAGAAGCTTGATTCAACGACAACTTCTTAGCAATGTTGTTGTCACTAGATTCCTTCCTTCCCTCCTTCTTGCTTCATTTGTCATCAATAATATCGGGCATCGACCATTTCTCCTCCATTACAAGAGATGCAAACTCTAAAGCCAAACCTCAACAGAGGTgcttttgtcttcttttttttcctattaagcATTGATGGTTAATAAGAATTCTCCATTTGATATACATATATGTTTGTCAGGCACTAAGTGCTCTACGGACACTAGGTGTTTAGTTATAAGATGTTTTATGGAGTGAGGTGTAGGTctctaaaaagtaaaaagagaaaCAATAGTAATACACTCTCTAAGACCAACTTCAATAGAGATATTTTTGTCTTATTTTGCTTATTAAGGGTCGATGTCTCTTAAGAATTTTCTGTTGGAGATACATGCTTGTCAAGCACTAGGTACTTATTTAAGGATTGATGTGTCtgcaatttattaaaaatcataaattttataatttttagttcttattcaataaaattcactcataattttataatgtttaatagattttaagtaataagaaaatcattaaaataaataagtttgacAATTATATGGTCCTCTCCACTGTTGTTGTTAATATAACTACGACGGCTCTTTCCAGCCAGCAATCATTGCTATTATGTGACAAAAATATGGTGTTCGATCTCCAATGTTGTTGTGTTGTTAATTGATGAGCAACTCACATTAGAGATGTTCTTAGATCTGGATTGCACGTCTTTGTCTCCTTTTGTTCCCCATAAATCAAGAGGGACAGAGAGAAAATTAGTATAATGATTTTATTAGTTGTGAAATTATTGTAATCAAATAAGatacaaaagtttaaatatgtttttggtttttggttcatgtaaattagtattttttttttaaattttagtccttgtaaatttatttttttaattttagttcttctaaattcatatttttttattttggtccgtgtaagttttttttttatttttaatctttttaagtttgtgtttttctaattttaatttctttaaaattttaattttttcatttatagtcCCATAAGTTTACATTTACaggaatttaaattgaaaaaaatataaacttacatagattaaaaataaataaaatatttcacgtgaatcaaaattaaaaaaaacatcaacttaaagaaattaaaattagaaaaataaacttctaagaaccaaaaataaaaataaaaatataaacttaacgaggtcaaaaatatatgtaagccaaataaaaaaaaataagattgaatttttttttcaagaaactaggatttcaatattaatattgtaattatagAAACAgaaagtaataaattttatatgcatAATCTGATGTGACCATACTGTAAATCTAACCATTCTTTTATAAGTTATTTACagagttcaaaataaaagatcatCAATTTCATTCCGTGATGCTCTGCATCCTTGTGCAACAGTTATCTCCAAAATCACAATTGCTATCATGCGACATAGCACGTTGGCCAAGTTAAACAACATATGATGAAAGATCAGCAATATGAGGTTAATATGTACCTGGAAGATTAGTCCATGCTATTGACAAAACACTAgtaataatataagattaataatGTATAAGTACTGAAGCAAATTTATATTAGCCTtaagaaattgcaagaaaaaaaaagggtttgaGTTGGGCCAAAATTGAAATGAGTGAGACAAAGATGGAGCTGAAGCTGATGCTCAGTTACTCATCAATGATAATGGTCTCCATTTCCTAACTTTTTGTCGTCTTCCTCAACCACTTAAATGTTCTATTCTATAAACTCTAGGATACATCTATATTCACAAATAAACTTATTGTCCTTTGCATGGCTTTAAAAGAATCAAATGTAAGCAAAATAATCAATGCCCGGAACATGAAAGTGAGCATCCGGTTCCTTCATCTTTATTATCTGTAAAATCAGAATAAATTCTCAAAGTGTCAAAGGGTGTCTTTGTGCAGCAGCAATGCAAATGAAAAACCAATATACCAAAAACGTGTATTGATATAAATTtgcaatattttataaaataaacgtGTAACTTATTTGactacattaataaaaaatattgaaccaTAATtgcacttttaatttattaattataatctcaTTTCCATAATTCCATTGATACACCTTTACCGATTACCATCCATGATGTAGCATTGGCATatacagcttcttcttcttcttcttcttcttctatgctGGTATTGTAGTTTATAATTTGTCTCTGATATATCTGATGCAAATGAAGACCATACAACTCGTACATGAATGGTTGGCATGCAACTGAAATTGGGAGTGACCAAGAATAATCAAGAGGTAAAAAAGGAATGGCTCATCCTATCCAAGAAAAAGTGTGTAACTACacttttttaattctaaattcCTGGCATGTGATTCCTTTCTTAATGTGCTACcccaaaccaatttttttttacatgcactctcattttgtttttagatACTGTGCACAAGTCAAAATGTATAtgactatatataaaaattcatgAAAGGAACTACAATAACTCTGAAATTGTGTCTTGGCATATATTTCCTGTTGGTTACATCCAACATGGTGGTGGAGAGAAATTAATGAATTGTATGTTACCtaagaaaaatttatatatat
This window harbors:
- the LOC100815703 gene encoding inositol 1,3,4-trisphosphate 5/6-kinase 4; amino-acid sequence: MGIVRGVLLDESVLLAESGDDKTVSLLRPGAESLIRTLFLSRTHSGISYGVGLPDDKASVLQKIASLYSLDCFILNDSVSEVMPGWSNTDDGSIIIYLISDKKEFLPKLSSYNWLVVVLNVGGESICHNPNILQIENLEEFPLTICHLNKRSIGTNAVTVSYTMKPSRVEDFAKRGAFPLCPTQNGLMFVPLASKLPLSSQLKGVDIVLHKATDEILSIEDNNITFTQNIQALQRYLDQHQDFCVIDPLSNVYPLLDRLEIQQVLLGLVELNTEGKYLIRGAHFLKADNFDEFDFATGLAEARLSLPCIVKPKVACGVSDAHKMAIVFKVDDFKNLSVPLPAVIQEYVDHSSTLYKFYVLGEKIFYAVKKSIPNADILRKSSNGDELKPLLFDSLKSMPTADSITSNEPIDLKLVTDAANWLRRRLQLTIFGFDVVIQEGTHDHVIVDVNYLPSFKEVPDDISIPAFWDAIRNKFDSRVSK
- the LOC121174025 gene encoding uncharacterized protein, producing MVGIGVPICVQCGNTSNPCRCKVVGPTLGFLAFAAAAVVEWPVGALVYCFRHTKGRKIMGHPATVIYPSVTNAIPI